One genomic window of Fusarium fujikuroi IMI 58289 draft genome, chromosome FFUJ_chr01 includes the following:
- a CDS encoding probable pectin lyase precursor: protein MPSLFKTLFAVAAAIPSVLGALPTRAEGFASSTTGGGSAGAVYPKTAAELVSYLGDSSARVIYLDRTINFIGTEGTASETGCAPWGTGSKCQTAINQNNWCGNYQPNAPKVNVKYDKAGILGIKVGSNKSLIGVGSKGVIRGKGLRIVGSKNVIIQNVHITELNPQYVWGGDAITLDNTDNVWIDHVTTSLIGRQHIVLGNNACNRVTISNSKIDGTTSWSASCNNYHYWGLYFAGSNDLVTFKNNYVYRVSGRGPKVAGNTLLHAVNNFFHDVPDHAFEIDSGSVLAEGNIFQNVKYPVDSKGYQGQLFGVPTSGSPCAASLGRNCQLNGFGSSGTLGGTNTGFLSNFKGKTIASASDYNSAKSVMTSAGFGMA, encoded by the coding sequence ATGCCTTCTCTCTTCAAGACCCTCTTCGCGGTCGCTGCCGCTATCCCCTCCGTCCTCGGCGCTCTTCCCACCCGCGCCGAGGGCTTCGCTTCCTCCACCACAGGAGGAGGCAGCGCTGGAGCCGTCTACCCCAAGACCGCCGCTGAGCTCGTCTCGTACCTCGGTGACTCCTCCGCCCGAGTCATCTACCTCGACCGCACCATCAACTTCATTGGCACTGAGGGTACCGCCAGCGAGACTGGTTGTGCCCCCTGGGGAACTGGATCCAAGTGCCAGACTGCCATCAACCAGAACAACTGGTGCGGCAACTACCAGCCCAACGCCCCCAAGGTCAACGTCAAGTATGACAAGGCCGGTATTCTGGGTATCAAGGTTGGCTCCAACAAGTCCCTGATCGGCGTTGGCTCCAAGGGTGTCATCCGTGGTAAGGGTCTCCGGATCGTTGGTTCCAAGAACGTCATCATCCAGAACGTTCACATCACTGAGCTCAACCCTCAATACGTCTGGGGTGGTGATGCCATTACCCTCGACAACACTGACAACGTCTGGATCGACCATGTTACCACTTCTCTCATTGGTCGTCAGCACATTGTCCTCGGAAACAACGCCTGTAACCGTGtcaccatctccaacagcaAGATCGACGGTACTACCAGCTGGTCTGCTAGCTGCAACAACTACCACTACTGGGGTCTCTACTTTGCTGGCTCCAACGATCTCGTCaccttcaagaacaactacGTCTACCGCGTTTCCGGCCGTGGCCCCAAGGTCGCCGGCAACACTCTCCTCCACGCCGtcaacaacttcttccaCGATGTCCCTGACCACGCTTTCGAGATCGACTCTGGCTCTGTCCTCGCTGAGGGTAACATCTTCCAGAACGTCAAGTACCCCGTTGACTCCAAGGGTTACCAGGGCCAGCTCTTCGGTGTTCCCACCTCTGGCTCTCCTTGTGCTGCTTCTCTTGGCCGCAACTGTCAGCTCAACGGCTTCGGCAGCTCTGGTACTCTCGGTGGCACCAACACTGGCTTCCTCAGCAACTTCAAGGGCAAGACCATTGCTAGTGCTTCTGACTACAACAGCGCCAAGAGCGTCATGACCTCCGCTGGCTTCGGCATGGCCTAA
- a CDS encoding probable protein-tyrosine-phosphatase, with amino-acid sequence MTSTTPINAFAMHDTRTGDRTPLHYTMKTPARHSPGGQSHSNNISHSRSNSYNINHSHSHSQTLRPTKSTKTSTPLASPRMPYSVGQNHPPPKLSPRVVSDNRSPSPNYFGLIVESANERGDSSSGLPNENWSPSSSVKSFQAAISKQVPLDANPEFEAFKRQADFNRGKSFALSTSHYAQPSVTSNGVAPVRPRPPRWHTHGSDTGGPSPFGRGLSSANVRPASGMDVDQDSLGDSAYVSSDSKRNSESSLYGHVPALNMPRFDSPLPMDPSQQRASLTRSEDRDPRLSVMEHRPDPPDSRDIRRSATLPATLEPGQPHMITGQQLRDILQSVKPERLLILDLRSSQNYAQSRIQGALNLCIPTTLLKRATFNIQKLKQTFQTSSDSDKFSTWKDTDYIIVYDAHASDKRDAITAQNMIKKFTSEGYAGGTCILKGGFNSFQENFPDLVDHQSATGTPGKPGPGHGGIAPVIGGVMLPTTSNDVNPFFSNIRQNMDLADGVGQLDVSRPSALDSPSLPRWLREAAAKPDHGKKVSDKFLHIEVDEQSRMKAAYAAFNPQNKDKRSQVQLCGVEKGVKNRYKDILPFEHARVKLQEKPEGSCDYINASHLKASRSNKQYIATQGPLPATFEDFWSVIWQQDVRVVVMLTAESEGGQLKCHPYWKGRDFGAIRLKLLSEKKVSLDIDKHRSDSHHTPSASASEQGRKRANTTTTFESSTPTPRPTQGPAETPYVIVRKFALSHTAHPFAPIREITHLHFPSWPDFGTPAQPSHLLALVELANVMQRSALPVETSSVVGSKITSLESLPITWYDEPEADSRARPMLVHCSAGCGRTGTFCTVDSVIDMLKRQRQAKMDSVRPRDHDGDVNMGENGDMSPHSTKHFNFFTPGQRSNMERKVARGGANINIDWLYDDSVDLVQKTVEDFREQRLSMVQSLRQYVLCYETVLEWVTRMNERASSAPNGRLRSGSLRH; translated from the exons ATGACGTCAACTACTCCGATCAACGCCTTCGCTATGCATGATACCAGGACTGGCGACCGGACGCCATTACATTATACAATGAAGACTCCCGCACGACACTCTCCCGGCGGACAGTCTCAttctaataatatttccCATTCACGATCAAATTCGTATAACATCAACCACTCCCATTCTCACTCTCAGACACTCCGACCTACCAAGTCAACAAAAACATCGACTCCTCTCGCCTCTCCCCGGATGCCCTACTCGGTCGGTCAGAATCACCCTCCACCCAAGCTTTCGCCTCGCGTGGTCTCTGACAACAGATCACCAAGTCCTAACTATTTTGGCCTCATCGTCGAATCAGCCAATGAGCGTGGAGACTCCTCCTCAGGACTCCCTAACGAGAATTGGAgcccttcatcatcagtgaAATCTTTCCAGGCTGCAATTTCTAAGCAGGTCCCTCTTGATGCCAATCCTGAGTTCGAAGCCTTCAAGAGACAGGCTGACTTTAACCGGGGCAAGTCGTTTGCTCTCTCCACCAGTCACTATGCTCAGCCGTCAGTGACATCAAATGGAGTTGCACCTGTGCGCCCTCGACCTCCCAGATGGCACACCCATGGAAGTGACACTGGCGGCCCATCGCCGTTTGGCCGTGGCTTGAGCTCTGCCAATGTTCGACCAGCCAGCGGGATGGATGTGGACCAGGATAGCCTAGGAGATTCGGCCTATGTGTCATCAGACTCGAAGCGTAATTCCGAATCATCTCTCTACGGCCATGTTCCAGCTCTTAACATGCCCCGATTCGACTCTCCACTACCAATGGACCCATCACAGCAAAGAGCGAGTCTAACTCGATCTGAAGATCGCGACCCTCGGCTATCTGTAATGGAACATCGCCCGGATCCTCCTGATTCTCGAGATATTCGACGCTCTGCAACATTACCAGCAACTCTGGAACCAGGACAGCCTCACATGATCACAGGTCAACAGCTACGAGACATTCTTCAGAGTGTGAAGCCAGAAAGACTGCTTATCCTTGACCTTCGATCATCACAGAATTACGCCCAGTCCAGAATTCAAGGTGCTCTCAACCTTTGCATACCCACTACACTTCTTAAGCGAGCCACCTTCAACATTCAGAAACTCAAGCAGACTTTCCAGACTAGCTCTGACTCAGACAAGTTCTCTACCTGGAAGGACACTGACTACATCATTGTTTATGATGCCCACGCCTCCGACAAGCGCGATGCTATCACCGCTCAGAACATGATCAAGAAGTTCACGAGTGAGGGGTATGCCGGCGGCACCTGTATTCTCAAGGGTGGCTTCAACTCTTTCCAGGAGAACTTCCCTGACCTGGTCGATCACCAATCTGCCACCGGAACTCCTGGAAAACCCGGTCCTGGTCATGGAGGTATTGCACCTGTCATCGGCGGAGTCATGCTTCCCACTACTAGCAACGACGTGAACCCGTTCTTTTCCAACATTCGCCAGAACATGGACTtggctgatggtgttggccaATTGGATGTATCGCGACCTTCAGCCCTTGACTCACCCTCTCTTCCCCGTTGGTTACGAGAGGCCGCCGCGAAGCCTGACCACGGAAAGAAGGTTTCGGACAAGTTCCTGCATATCGAGGTTGACGAGCAATCTCGAATGAAGGCGGCCTATGCGGCTTTCAACCCTCAAAACAAGGATAAGCGAAGCCAGGTTCAACTTTGTGGTGTTGAAAAGGGAGTCAAGAATCGATACAAAGATATCTTGCCTTTCGAGCATGCTCGAGTGAAGTTGCAAGAGAAGCCTGAAGGTTCATGTGATTACATCAACGCAAGCCACCTCAAAGCTTCCCGAAGCAACAAGCAGTACATCGCCACTCAGGGACCACTCCCCGCCACTTTCGAG GACTTTTGGTCTGTCATTTGGCAGCAAGATGTGCGTGTAGTCGTCATGTTGACTGCAGAGTCTGAAGGCGGGCAGCTCAAGTGTCATCCTTACTGGAAGGGCAGAGACTTTGGAGCCATTAGACTGAAGCTTTTGTCTGAGAAGAAGGTATCTCTGGACATCGACAAGCATAGGTCCGATTCCCATCACACGCCATCTGCTTCGGCCAGCGAACAGGGGCGCAAGCGCGCAAACACCACGACAACGTTCGAGTCTTCGACACCTACACCGAGACCAACTCAAGGCCCCGCGGAGACCCCTTACGTAATTGTTCGCAAGTTTGCACTCTCTCATACCGCTCATCCTTTTGCGCCCATTCGAGAGATTACTCACTTGCATTTCCCGTCGTGGCCTGACTTTGGTACACCTGCACAGCCATCGCACCTGTTGGCGCTGGTTGAGCTGGCCAATGTCATGCAGCGTTCTGCTCTGCCTGTTGAGACATCCTCGGTGGTGGGATCCAAGATTACGTCACTTGAGTCACTCCCTATTACATGGTACGATGAGCCCGAGGCCGACTCTCGGGCACGACCAATGCTGGTACACTGTTCCGCTGGATGTGGTCGCACCGGAACATTCTGCACTGTCGACAGTGTTATTGATATGTTGAAGCGTCAGCGACAGGCCAAGATGGATTCGGTACGACCTCGTGATCATGACGGAGATGTCAATATGGGCGAGAACGGGGACATGTCACCCCACTCTACCAAGCACTTTAACTTTTTCACCCCTGGTCAGCGATCCAACATGGAGAGAAAGGTGGCTCGAGGCGGcgcaaacatcaacatcgactGGCTATACGACGATAGTGTGGATCTCGTCCAGAAGACGGTGGAGGATTTCCGAGAACAACGACTCAGCATGGTGCAGAGCCTGCGACAATATGTTCTCTGCTATGAGACAGTCCTCGAATGGGTAACGAGGATGAATGAGCGAGCATCAAGCGCTCCAAATGGACGACTACGAAGTGGCAGCCTCCGCCACTAA
- a CDS encoding related to calcium permease Vcx1p, which yields MDPSRRESSSTGHQLGDSSGNASPSDTRHPLAQAESAVLREAESLSESFQSTDTVRRRPEGYGSISGPTASGSAQQSKETSQERSSARATQSSRSARGPERMRSATRLRKPPMPRRPSSNTPYRGGVFSADDDVHEVEADAAERQQSYRRRPQLSTQLSRVQSHTNEDDENDDTNDDNGESTESPAEAQGDEEETTPVEGQDDSDSDVSEAESFTLKDRQQAINQTHPFGIRVWKPALYKKDRSIQKFAQADIHSAPGGRVSSWLLAFNLLWTLLFGWWLASFAALGAIVCLLFSAAPSGREYGRVLWGLAGYLFYPFGKFVRLEKDETYMDEDQDEGRSISEYEQWQSGDLEYGRLFFGPDRNRSIVGRSRRSIDSEPSETESLLGRGRRGEPSELPPRIKRRLFGRGQWNIGRVIFFIFFYCLISPLLLLVSGICWFLVFWIPMGKATFLLFDHLRRHPLALSFETDIRYIREDDGPSSSVLLCTYRAVGTRYWKYTVDGTNIFLINLMVVVVFVIADWIVLEGIFHVEGFITSPAFLFCAGLLSIIPLAYFIGQAVASISAQSSMGVGAAINAFFATVVEVFLYCVALTQGKGQLVEGSIVGSIFAGILFLPGISMCFGAIKRKTQRFNARSAGVTSTMLLFAIVGAFGPTLFYQIYGTHELNCMECEDYNTGENRDCRRCYFSQAPSLSDRFYLEAVRPYCYMAAAMLFFSYLIGLWFTLRTHAAVIWNAEVEEKRHEDHMHSSSLRTSQVHSHPHTHSQNTAETSSADVRDTQLYKRILGQSLKQSGYTEDLSRQSSTTGQTAPTNGSASTPHVVPPKSSGGEQSHSALHVPGLSDADNKILQREVTEIAAAAATIASRERMSRKPSTVPPTHAPGARPSASRQHTHTHAETEGPATEAHQAHGGHDAPNWSRAKSSIILLGATVLYAIIAEILVDTVDVVLESFSIDQKFLGITLFALVPNTTEFLNAISFAMNGNIALSMEIGSAYALQVCLLQIPALVFYSAFWPGVPEGGDPALYTFSLLFPQWDLVTVILCVFLLSYMYGEGKSNYFKGSILMLTYLVVVIGYYFSGYTDDAMGMERFDVMGADGKYQSYKTIGRSTRGMAFPA from the exons ATGGATCCCTCGAGACGGGAGAGCTCGTCGACTGGGCATCAACTTGGCGACTCGTCTGGCAATGCATCTCCATCGGATACGCGTCATCCGCTTGCCCAGGCCGAGTCTGCCGTTCTTCGCGAGGCAGAGAGCTTGTCAGAAAGCTTCCAGTCCACTGACACTGTGCGGCGGAGACCAGAGGGTTATG GCTCGATAAGCGGTCCAACTGCTTCAGGTTCAGCTCAACAATCAAAAGAGACATCTCAAGAGCGCAGCTCGGCTCGCGCCACCCAATCTTCACGTTCTGCGAGAGGCCCCGAGAGAATGCGATCTGCCACTCGACTACGAAAGCCACCAATGCCTCGACGCCCATCCTCGAACACGCCTTATCGCGGCGGTGTTTTCTCAGCCGATGACGATGTACACGAGGTAGAGGCCGATGCCGCCGAACGTCAACAATCATATCGTCGACGACCTCAGCTCTCGACCCAACTCTCTCGAGTTCAATCTCACACgaatgaagacgatgaaaaTGACGATACCAACGACGATAATGGCGAATCGACCGAGAGCCCTGCTGAAGCACAAGGGGACGAAGAGGAGACTACTCCAGTCGAGGGCCAGGACGACTCAGATAGCGACGTCAGTGAAGCCGAGAGCTTCACCCTCAAGGACAGACAGCAGGCCATCAACCAGACCCACCCCTTCGGTATCCGTGTATGGAAGCCAGCATTGTACAAGAAGGATCGTTCAATTCAGAAGTTTGCACAAGCAGACATTCATTCAGCGCCTGGCGGAAGAGTGAGCAGCTGGCTTCTCGCGTTCAATCTGCTCTGGACCCTTCTGTTTGGTTGGTGGTTAGCTTCGTTTGCAGCTCTTGGCGCCATCGTATGCCTGCTCTTTTCTGCTGCTCCTAGTGGGAGAGAGTATGGAAGAGTTCTATGGGGTCTCGCAGGATATCTGTTTTACCCCTTTGGCAAGTTTGTCCGCCTGGAAAAGGACGAGACTTATATGGACGAGGACCAAGATGAAGGACGCAGCATTTCTGAATATGAGCAATGGCAAAGCGGAGACCTCGAGTATGGCCGATTGTTCTTTGGACCTGATCGCAATCGCTCAATTGTCGGACGTTCGAGAAGAAGTATCGATTCTGAGCCCAGCGAGACAGAGAGCTTGCTTGGGCGTGGCCGACGTGGTGAGCCCTCAGAGCTCCCTCCACGAATCAAGAGACGACTTTTTGGACGTGGCCAGTGGAATATTGGCCGTGTCATctttttcatcttcttctacTGTCTCATTTCGCCTTTGCTCCTCCTTGTATCTGGTATTTGTTGGTTCTTAGTTTTCTGGATCCCCATGGGCAAGGCTACATTCTTGCTGTTTGACCACCTTCGACGACATCCCCTGGCTCTGTCTTTTGAGACCGATATTAGATATATCCGTGAAGACGATGGTCCGAGCTCTTCAGTCCTCCTCTGCACATACCGTGCTGTAGGAACTCGATACTGGAAGTATACTGTTGATGGTACCAACATCTTCCTTATCAACCTCATGGTTGTCGTCGTCTTTGTTATCGCCGATTGGATTGTCCTTGAGGGTATCTTCCATGTTGAAGGATTCATTACATCTCCAGCCTTCCTCTTCTGTGCTGGACTCCTGTCTATCATCCCTCTGGCTTATTTTATCGGACAAGCTGTTGCATCTATCTCGGCCCAGTCTTCGATGGGTGTGGGTGCCGCCATCAACGCTTTCTTCGCCACTGTTGTCGAAGTGTTCCTCTACTGTGTTGCTCTAACTCAGGGCAAGGGACAGCTCGTTGAGGGAAGTATCGTAGGAAGTATTTTCGCAGGTATCCTATTCTTGCCTGGTATTTCCATGTGCTTCGGTGCTATTAAGCGAAAGACGCAGCGCTTCAACGCCAGGTCTGCCGGTGTAACATCAACCATGTTGCTGTTTGCCATTGTTGGCGCCTTTGGCCCTACTCTGTTTTATCAGATTTATGGCACCCATGAGCTCAACTGTATGGAATGCGAGGACTACAACACTGGCGAAAATAGAGACTGTCGTCGCTGCTACTTCAGCCAAGCTCCTTCACTCAGTGACAGGTTCTACTTGGAGGCTGTTCGTCCTTACTGTTACATGGCAGCAGCcatgttgttcttctcataCCTGATTGGTCTATGGTTCACTCTCCGAACTCACGCTGCTGTCATCTGGAACGccgaggttgaggagaagcgacACGAAGACCATATGCATTCATCCAGTCTTCGCACTTCTCAAGTTCACAGCCATCCTCATACTCACTCTCAAAACACCGCTGAAACCAGTAGTGCTGATGTTCGCGATACTCAACTCTACAAGCGTATTCTGGGCCAGTCTCTTAAGCAGTCTGGTTACACAGAAGACCTTTCTCGTCAGAGCTCTACAACCGGACAGACCGCCCCTACCAATGGCTCAGCTTCGACCCCCCATGTTGTGCCTCCCAAATCCAGCGGCGGTGAGCAGTCTCACTCTGCTCTTCATGTTCCCGGTCTAAGTGATGCCGACAACAAGATCCTCCAACGTGAGGTCACTGAGATTGCTGCCGCGGCCGCGACTATTGCATCCCGCGAACGCATGTCGCGAAAGCCATCAACTGTACCCCCTACTCATGCTCCCGGCGCTCGTCCTTCAGCGAGCCGTCAACACACCCACACGCATGCCGAGACTGAGGGACCTGCTACCGAAGCTCACCAAGCACATGGCGGTCATGACGCGCCCAACTGGAGTCGTGCCAAGAGTTCCATAATCCTTCTCGGAGCTACTGTTCTGTATGCAATTATCGCTGAAATTCTGGTTGATACTGTGGATGTTGTTTTGGAAAGCTTCTCGATTGATCAAAAGTTCCTCGGTATCACCTTGTTCGCCCTTGTTCCCAACACTACCGAGTTTTTG AACGCCATCTCTTTTGCTATGAACGGAAACATCGCCCTTTCCATGGAGATTGGTTCGGCTTACGCCCTGCAAGTGTGTCTGCTTCAGATCCCTGCGCTCGTCTTCTACTCGGCCTTCTGGCCAGGTGTCCCCGAGGGTGGTGACCCGGCGCTGTATACTTTCTCGCTTCTGTTTCCCCAGTGGGATCTTGTCACTGTCATTCTGTGCGTGTTCTTGCTGAGCTACATGTACGGTGAAGGAAAGAGTAACTACTTCAAGGGCAGCATTCTTATGCTGACCTACTTGGTTGTCGTCATTGGCTATTACTTCAGTGGATATACGGATGATGCTATGGGCATGGAACGATTCGACGTCATGGGAGCTGATGGTAAATACCAGAGCTACAAGACAATTGGTAGATCGACGAGGGGCATGGCATTCCCAGCATGA
- a CDS encoding probable 26S protease subunit RPT6: MALDEYYHNKIEAMKLEILKGQAALRRLEAQRNDYNSRVRLLREELGLLQQPGSYVGEVVKVMSTKKILVKVHPEGKYVVDVSDSVDIGKLTPGKRVTLLSDSYKLEKMLPSSVDPLVSLMMVEKVPDSTYDMIGGLDQQIKEIKEVIELGLKHPELFESLGIAQPKGVLLYGPPGTGKTLLARAVAHHTACKFIRVSGSELVQKYIGEGSRMVRELFVMAREHAPSIIFMDEIDSIGSSRVEGSSGGDSEVQRTMLELLNQLDGFEPTKNIKVIMATNRLDILDPALLRPGRIDRKIEFPPPSVEARADILRIHSRKMNLTRGINLTKIAEKMNGCSGAELKGVCTEAGMYALRERRVHVTQEDFELATAKILNKHDDKEVSLGKLWK; the protein is encoded by the exons ATGGCGCTCGACGAGTACTACCACAACAAGATCGAGGCTATGAAGCTTGAGATTCTCAAGGGACAAGCCGCGCTTCGTCGTCTTGAAGCTCAGAGAAATGATTACAACTCCCGCGTGCGATTGTTGAGGGAAGAGCTGGGTCTGTTGCAACAGCCTGGTTCCTATGTCGGAGAAGTCGTCAAGGTCATGAGCACCAAGAAGATTTTGGTCAAAGTCCACCCGGAGGGCAAATATG TGGTCGACGTTTCGGATAGTGTTGATATTGGCAAGCTCACACCAGGAAAGCGAGTCACACTCCTGTCTGACAGCTACAAACTCGAGAAGATGCTCCCCTCCTCCGTCGATCCTCTCGTCTCTCTCATGATGGTAGAGAAGGTTCCCGACAGCACATACGACATGATTGGTGGTTTGGACcagcagatcaaggagatcaaggaggtTATCGAACTTGGTCTCAAGCACCCCGAGCTTTTTGAGTCTCTTGGAATTGCACAACCCAAGGGTGTCCTGCTATACGGCCCTCCCGGTACTGGAAAGACACTACTGGCACGAGCTGTTGCTCACCACACTGCCTGTAAATTCATCCGAGTGTCAGGTTCCGAACTGGTTCAGAAGTACATTGGTGAGGGTAGCAGAATGGTGCGAGAACTCTTCGTCATGGCTCGAGAGCACGCCCCATCCATTATCTTTATGGATGAAATCGACAGTATTGGTTCCTCACGAGTGGAGGGTTCTTCAGGAGGAGATTCCGAAGTCCAGCGAACTATGCTTGAGTTGCTTAACCAGCTCGATGGTTTCGAACCCACTaagaacatcaaggtcatcatGGCCACCAATCGTCTCGACATTCTCGACCCTGCACTCCTGCGCCCAGGACGTATCGACCGAAAGATCGAGTTCCCCCCACCCAGCGTCGAGGCCCGAGCGGATATTCTCCGCATTCACAGTCGCAAGATGAACCTCACCCGTGGTATCAACCTCACCAAGATCGCGGAAAAGATGAACGGGTGCTCTGGTGCTGAGTTGAAGGGTGTGTGTACGGAAGCAGGCATGTACGCTCTCCGAGAGCGAAGAGTGCACGTCACACAAGAAGATTTCGAGCTTGCCACGGCAAAGATTCTCAACAAGCACGACGACAAGGAGGTGTCTCTTGGTAAGCTTTGGAAGTGA